The following coding sequences lie in one Heliangelus exortis chromosome 8, bHelExo1.hap1, whole genome shotgun sequence genomic window:
- the RGS4 gene encoding regulator of G-protein signaling 4 isoform X1, which translates to MCKGLAALPATCLKSAKDMKHRLGFLLQKSESCDYSSSQGKKEKISSSQRVSQEEVRKWADSLENLIHHDRGLAAFRAFLKSEYSEENIEFWVSCEDYKKTKSPAKLSPKARKIYDEFISVQATKEVNLDSCTRERTSHNVLEPTLSCFDEAQRKIFTLMEKDSYRRFLKSPYYLDLVSPPGAACGPESSKRSHPHTLDCNSNLVSQCA; encoded by the exons ATGTGCAAGGGGCTCGCTGCGCTGCCAGCCACTTGTTTAAAAAG TGCCAAAGACATGAAGCATCGGCTGGGCTTCCTGCTGCAGAAGTCAGAGTCCTGTGACTACAGCTCTTCCCAGGgcaagaaggagaaaatatCTTCAAGCCAGAG GGTTAGCCAAGAGGAGGTCAGGAAGTGGGCAGACTCTTTGGAAAATTTGATCCACCATGACA GAGGACTGGCTGCTTTCCGTGCTTTCCTCAAATCTGAGTATAGTGAGGAAAACATCGAGTTCTGGGTCAGTTGTGAGGACTACAAGAAAACCAAATCCCCAGCCAAGCTCAGTCCCAAGGCCAGAAAGATCTATGATGAGTTCATCTCCGTGCAGGCAACAAAAGAG GTCAACCTGGATTCCTGCACAAGGGAGAGGACAAGCCACAACGTGCTGGAGCCTACTCTGTCCTGCTTTGATGAGGCTCAGAGGAAAATATTCACCCTGATGGAGAAGGATTCTTACCGCCGCTTCCTCAAGTCCCCCTACTACCTGGACTTGGTCAGCCCCCCAGGTGCTGCCTGTGGGCCTGAAAGCTCCAAAAGAAGCCACCCTCACACCTTAGACTGCAACTCCAACCTCGTCTCCCAGTGTGCATGA
- the RGS4 gene encoding regulator of G-protein signaling 4 isoform X2, producing MCKGLAALPATCLKSAKDMKHRLGFLLQKSESCDYSSSQGKKEKISSSQRVSQEEVRKWADSLENLIHHDSQPGFLHKGEDKPQRAGAYSVLL from the exons ATGTGCAAGGGGCTCGCTGCGCTGCCAGCCACTTGTTTAAAAAG TGCCAAAGACATGAAGCATCGGCTGGGCTTCCTGCTGCAGAAGTCAGAGTCCTGTGACTACAGCTCTTCCCAGGgcaagaaggagaaaatatCTTCAAGCCAGAG GGTTAGCCAAGAGGAGGTCAGGAAGTGGGCAGACTCTTTGGAAAATTTGATCCACCATGACA GTCAACCTGGATTCCTGCACAAGGGAGAGGACAAGCCACAACGTGCTGGAGCCTACTCTGTCCTGCTTTGA